CGAAGCGGTGGCCGAATACCGCGCGGCGATGGACGAGCTGGCCTTCCAGCGTGCCATCCAGGCCCTCTGGCGCCTGCTCGCCGAAGCGAATCAGTACCTGGTGACGCGCGAACCGTGGAAGCTCATCAAGAGCGAGGGGGCGAGCGATCGCCTCGCTCGGGTTCTATGGAACGGGCTCGAGGCGGTGCGCATCGTCGCGACCGGCCTGTTGCCGATGATGCCGGTGACCGCGGCCCGCGTGCTCGCCACGGTCGGCGTAGCCGAACCGCCGACGACGCTCGACGCGCTCGACTGGGGCGGCACGCCGCTCGGCGCCGAGCTGCCGCCGGCCGAGCCGCTCTTCCCGCGCATCGACAAGAAGGCCTTCCTCGCCGAGCAGGGCAGGGGCCAGGAGAAGGAGAAGAGAGTGGACGAGCCGAAACCCGCTGCCGCAGCCGTGCCGCCGCCGGCGATCCCTGCCGCTGCCCCGCCCGCTGTAGCGCCCGTTACCGCCGGTGGTGCGCCGGCGATCATCGACATCGAACAGTTCGCCGCGGTCGACCTGCGGATCGCCACCGTCCTCGCCGCCGAACGGGTGCCGAAGTCGGAGAAGCTCCTCAAGCTCTCGGTCGACATCGGTACCGAGACGCGTACCGTCGTCGCCGGCATCGGCAAGGAGTACGCCCCCGAGCAGTTGCTCGGCCGCCAGGTGGTGGTGGTGTCCAATCTCAAGCCGGCGAAGCTCATGGGCGTGCCGTCCCAGGGGATGGTGCTTGCCGCGTCGGTCGATGGGGCTCCGTGCCTGCTTCACCCGGCCTCGCCGGTGCCCAACGGAACGCGGGTGAAGTGAGCGACCGCCCGCGGATCGTCGATTCGCACTGCCACCTCCAGCATCTCGAGCCCGACGAGCGCGAGCGGGCGCTCGACACGGCCCGCGAGCGCGGTGTCCGCGGCTTTCTCGTTCCGGCGGTGCGGCTCGACGAAGGGGCGTCGCTCGTCGCCTTCGCCGAGCGACACGACGACGTCTGGTGTGCCCTCGGCGTGCATCCGCACGATGCGTCGAGCTGGTCCTCGGGCGACGAGCGACGGCTCGCCGACCTGCTGGCTCACCCGAAGGCGGTGGCGGTGGGGGAGTGCGGGCTCGACTTCTTCTACGACCATGCCCCGCGCGAGGTGCAGGCGGAGGTCCTGCGGGCGCAGTGGCGGATCGCCATCGATCTCGATCTTCCTGTCGTCGTGCACAATCGGGAGAGCGACGAAGCGATGCTGGCGCTGGTTCGCGAGCCGGAGTTCGCTGCCCTGCGGGGCGACTTCCACTCCTTC
This genomic window from Holophagales bacterium contains:
- a CDS encoding TatD family hydrolase, with product MSDRPRIVDSHCHLQHLEPDERERALDTARERGVRGFLVPAVRLDEGASLVAFAERHDDVWCALGVHPHDASSWSSGDERRLADLLAHPKAVAVGECGLDFFYDHAPREVQAEVLRAQWRIAIDLDLPVVVHNRESDEAMLALVREPEFAALRGDFHSFAGAPSMAAELRQRGFSFGFSGMVTFARADNIRALLAETPLDRILVETDTPYLAPVPHRGKPNRPAWVVDVLERVAAERGLTADRAAAETTGNFFRLFDRAAG